A window of Mytilus edulis chromosome 10, xbMytEdul2.2, whole genome shotgun sequence contains these coding sequences:
- the LOC139491668 gene encoding uncharacterized protein, protein MSTQVANTPFKAYLGNEELMLERQRAQSRLKQSKDRNRKVAIESSHSRYFTDGVRAPLLSDINFGQSCCLDVVRPAAKKLHSTGTTSPESPGRKTAIPHIPLEKENSNVVFSERSSNTIRSIRFLLPDGSLRSHDESAMSSRSASELDLRWKRSKNSPKLDARDILYRNTYCGSPDLRYHSITLPSIACQNKTAVPRASKTKTTSPKKKITFKDNEHMPEKFQEHCVLDSKLEKQKNIQTTVDIGFLKVQKIKSHLEEIHSGNDEFLLTVRQPTDLHNRNSNHPMELRTERPLKYETVGPHGSRLHRKHSTLRTVFPYFNKEYKSADAYKEYLEMVKSKMELSSRESTRIGNDSVLSHFGRDNRVLQSVIDVNTPTDRHGALSNDGRSLVIEIKPTWNEIPNGLLDEEESDDFRPDKCPVNTPDHE, encoded by the coding sequence atgtcaacTCAGGTGGCAAACACTCCATTTAAAGCTTATTTAGGAAATGAGGAATTAATGCTGGAGAGACAGAGAGCACAATCCAGATTAAAACAAAGTAAAGACAGAAATAGGAAAGTTGCAATTGAATCATCACACAGCAGATATTTTACCGATGGAGTGCGTGCACCATTGCTGTCCGACATTAATTTTGGACAGTCTTGTTGTTTGGACGTTGTCAGACCAGCCGCCAAAAAATTACATTCGACCGGAACCACATCGCCTGAGAGTCCCGGGCGTAAAACTGCTATACCACATATTCCTCTTGAGAAAGAAAACAGTAACGTCGTTTTTTCCGAACGATCAAGCAATACGATTAGATCCATAAGGTTTTTACTTCCGGATGGATCGCTACGGTCACATGACGAATCTGCTATGAGCTCTAGAAGTGCAAGTGAACTTGATTTAAGATGGAAGCGATCTAAAAATAGTCCAAAACTTGATGCAAGAGATATTTTATACCGCAACACATACTGTGGTTCACCTGATCTGAGGTATCATTCAATCACGTTGCCCAGCATTGCTTGTCAGAATAAAACTGCCGTTCCACGTGCTAGCAAAACTAAAACGACTTCCCCTAAGAAAAAGATAACATTTAAAGATAATGAGCATATGCCAGAAAAGTTTCAAGAACACTGTGTGCTAGATTCTAAACTCGAAAAACAAAAGAATATTCAAACAACAGTAGATATAggatttttaaaagtacaaaagaTAAAATCTCATTTAGAAGAGATTCATAGTGGGAATGATGAATTTTTATTAACTGTAAGACAACCAACAGATCTTCATAATCGAAACTCAAATCATCCTATGGAGCTCCGAACAGAAAGGCCACTTAAATACGAAACAGTGGGACCTCATGGTTCCCGTCTTCACAGGAAGCATTCAACATTGCGAActgtttttccatattttaacaagGAGTATAAATCAGCTGATGCTTACAAAGAATATCTAGAAATGGTAAAATCGAAAATGGAGTTAAGTAGTCGGGAAAGCACAAGAATTGGCAATGACTCCGTATTATCACATTTTGGGCGAGACAATCGAGTGTTACAATCTGTGATTGATGTCAATACACCGACCGATCGACATGGAGCTTTATCAAATGACGGTCGATCTTTAGTTATTGAAATAAAACCAACATGGAATGAAATTCCTAATGGTCTTCTAGATGAAGAGGAATCTGATGATTTTCGACCAGATAAATGCCCTGTTAATACTCCAGATCATGAATAA